One region of Tachysurus vachellii isolate PV-2020 chromosome 11, HZAU_Pvac_v1, whole genome shotgun sequence genomic DNA includes:
- the si:ch211-156j16.1 gene encoding uncharacterized protein si:ch211-156j16.1 yields the protein MKLELLLLFALAGSFCTITHASTLVVPSEVYLQTTTGDTVSTKATDTISEGKDALDAAVTEALPSEEAPADTEVAVQKTEAPSPHSEVPEKSTEASSHNEGLVTETVGPSFPNEATVEQTEATLAHTETSAEKPETTAGVTESPAENTMAEETAETESTPEMEPEATKKSEVSETTLIDTAVEPGLKTDPHVIETEKDEVEVEDSDGMSTGQVVGIVFGALVSVVIIIAVIVVVVRRMGQYSP from the exons GTACTCTTGTGGTACCTTCAGAAGTGTACCTGCAAACGACGACAGGGGATACTGTGTCCACCAAGGCTACAGACACAATAAGTGAGGGGAAAGATGCTTTAGATGCAGCTGTCACCGAAGCATTACCATCAGAAGAAGCACCAGCTGATACTGAAGTTGCTGTACAGAAAACAGAGGCACCATCACCTCATAGTGAAGTTCCTGAGAAGAGCACAGAGGCATCAAGTCATAATGAAGGTCTTGTAACTGAAACAGTGGGACCATCATTTCCTAATGAAGCTACAGTGGAGCAAACAGAAGCGACATTAGCTCATACTGAAACTTCTGCAGAAAAGCCAGAAACAACAGCAGGAGTTACAGAAAGTCCAGCAGAAAACACGATGGCAGAGGAGACTGCAGAAACAGAAAGTACACCTGAAATGGAACCTGAGGCAACTAAAAAATCTGAAGTTTCTGAAACAACGCTGATAGACACAGCTGTTGAGCCAGGATTAAAAACTGACCCCCATGTGATTGAAACAGAGAAAGATGAGGTGGAAGTGGAGGACTCAGATG gtATGAGCACTGGTCAAGTGGTGGGCATTGTGTTTGGTGCACTGGTTTCTGTGGTCATCATCATTGCAGTGATTGTCGTGGTGGTCAGGAGGATGGGACAATACTC CCCATGA